A stretch of Megalobrama amblycephala isolate DHTTF-2021 linkage group LG14, ASM1881202v1, whole genome shotgun sequence DNA encodes these proteins:
- the LOC125245524 gene encoding potassium voltage-gated channel subfamily A member 1, which translates to MEIALVSFEKRGDGGNDGETYQNQNSLDHPRLVHNKELYSRSPQQSSWKMNDMNNTMMGSTENTVDYYSPHLFDEDILDMDMDHENNERVLINIAGLRFETQLGTLNQFPDTLLGDPDKRIKYFDPLRNEYFFDRNRPSFDGILYFYQSGGKIRRPVNVSIDVFADEIRFYQLGEEAMDRFREDEGFIKEEEKPLPQNEFQKQVWLIFEYPESSSPARGIAIVSVIVITISIITFCLETLPEFRDERELPVTSRAINGTQERPSLTFTDPFFIVETTCVIWFTFELFVRFFACPSKSEFSKTIMNIIDIMSIMPYFITLCTELAEQQGQEHNNGQQAMSLAILRVIRLVRVFRIFKLSRHSKGLQILGQTLKASMRELGLLIFFLFIGVILFSSAVFFAEADEPESHFSSIPDAFWWAVVTMTTVGYGDMRPITVGGKIVGSLCAIAGVLTIALPVPVIVSNFNYFYHRETDQDQASLRDEPTNVGTSNPCDELHGLRKSSTSNSRDTEHNEETNMPVEKTNMKANSRMDIKRSLYTFCLDARETDL; encoded by the coding sequence ATGGAGATAGCTTTGGTGAGTTTTGAGAAGCGGGGAGATGGAGGCAATGATGGAGAAACCTACCAAAACCAAAACTCACTGGATCATCCACGCTTGGTCCACAACAAAGAATTATACTCGAGAAGTCCACAACAGAGCTCATGGAAAATGAACGACATGAATAACACAATGATGGGCTCCACTGAGAATACGGTGGATTATTACAGTCCCCATTTGTTTGATGAGGACATTTTGGACATGGATATGGACCATGAGAACAACGAACGGGTTCTTATTAATATCGCCGGGCTGAGGTTCGAGACCCAGCTGGGCACTCTGAACCAGTTTCCCGACACTTTACTGGGAGACCCTGACAAGAGAATAAAGTATTTCGACCCTCTCAGGAATGAGTATTTCTTTGATCGCAACAGACCGAGTTTTGACGGAATTCTTTATTTCTATCAGTCGGGCGGGAAAATCCGACGACCTGTTAACGTGTCTATCGACGTGTTTGCCGATGAAATTCGCTTTTATCAGCTGGGAGAAGAAGCGATGGACCGTTTCCGCGAGGACGAGGGCTTTATCAAAGAAGAAGAGAAACCGTTGCCACAGAATGAGTTTCAGAAACAGGTATGGCTCATTTTTGAGTACCCTGAAAGCTCTAGTCCTGCGCGAGGCATCGCTATAGTCTCCGTCATCGTCATCACCATTTCCATCATAACTTTTTGTCTGGAAACTTTACCCGAGTTTCGCGACGAGCGAGAGCTTCCAGTGACTAGTCGCGCGATCAATGGTACTCAAGAGCGCCCGTCGCTCACCTTCACCGACCCGTTCTTCATCGTTGAAACCACCTGCGTGATTTGGTTCACCTTTGAGCTCTTTGTGCGCTTCTTTGCATGTCCCAGTAAGTCTGAATTCTCCAAAACCATCATGAACATCATTGACATCATGTCCATCATGCCTTACTTCATCACACTGTGCACAGAGCTGGCGGAGCAGCAGGGTCAGGAGCACAACAATGGCCAGCAGGCCATGTCACTGGCCATACTGAGGGTCATTCGTTTGGTTCGGGTGTTTCGCATATTTAAGCTCTCTAGACACTCCAAGGGGCTTCAGATTTTGGGTCAGACTCTGAAAGCCAGCATGCGAGAGCTGGGCCTCTTGatcttctttcttttcattgGTGTCATATTGTTCTCCAGTGCTGTCTTCTTTGCTGAGGCAGATGAACCTGAGTCTCACTTCTCCAGCATCCCAGATGCCTTCTGGTGGGCGGTGGTGACCATGACAACAGTTGGGTATGGTGATATGAGACCGATTACGGTGGGGGGCAAAATTGTGGGCTCCCTCTGTGCCATTGCAGGGGTGTTGACCATTGCACTACCGGTGCCCGTCATCGTGTCTAACTTCAACTATTTCTACCACAGAGAAACTGACCAAGATCAGGCATCTCTCAGAGACGAGCCTACTAATGTTGGCACTTCAAACCCTTGCGATGAACTTCACGGGCTGAGGAAATCATCAACCTCCAACTCAAGAGATACAGAACACAATGAAGAAACAAACATGCCTGTTGAAAAGACTAACATGAAAGCTAACAGCAGAATGGATATTAAACGCTCCCTTTATACATTTTGCTTGGATGCTAGAGAAACAGATCTCTAG